ATGCCCTGAAAAATAAGTATTCACTGCCGGATCTTCTTAAAAAACTAAACCTTGCAAAAAGTAGCTATTATTATCAAGAAAAAACCATTTATGCAGAGAATAAATACTCCAATCTTCGCAAAAGAATCATACAACTGTTTCATGAAAATCGTGATATATTTGGTTATCGGAGAATTCATACGCTGCTTCATCGTGAAGGTATAAAAGTTTCTGAAAAAGTGGTTCGTCGTATTATGAAGCAGGAAAAACTAATTATCAGACGAAAACGCAGACAGAAATATAACTCCTATAAAGGTGAAATAACACCTGCGGTGGAGAATGTTATAGCTAGAGATTTCCATGCTACAAAACCGAATCAGAAATGGCTTACTGATATCACAGAGTTTTCTATCAAAGCAGGAAAAGTATATCTTTCGCCGATAATTGACTGCCTTGATGGTATGCCGGTGAGTTGGACTATAGGCACTTCTCCGAACGCAGAACTTGCCAACACCATGTTAAGGAATGCTATTGCTACACTTAAACCAAACGAAAAACCTATCGTACATTCTGACAGGGGATGCCATTATCGTTGGCCAGAATGGATACAGATAATGGAAGAAGCAAACCTTACACGATCCATGTCCAAGAAAGGTTGTTCTCCTGATAACTCTGCATGTAAGGGCTTCTTTGGTCACCTCAAAGCAGAAATGTTCTATGGACATGACTGGGATGAATATAGCATTGAAGAATTTATCCAGGAGATAAATGGCTATATGAGTTGGTATTGTAAAGATAGAATTAAATCAACACTCGGAGGACTTAGTCCTCTAGATTATAGAAGGAGTATAGGCATAGCGGTCTAAAAAAATGTCCGCATGCCCCTTTCTCCTTTCAATTCTAAGTTAGCAACCACCACTTCAGAAATTCCCACACAATACTTTTCCCGATATTTTGGAATGAATACTATATGATATTGGCATTTCTATCGTAAGCGCTTTATATTCTAGCGTCAAATAAAACAAATCAGGATTCTCCCGGATCAGTTCAACCCCCTTCAGCAAATACTGATATCCGTTGAGATTGGGCCATATCCCCAATTTTTTCAATAATTCTTTTTCTGTCATAAACAAAACCACCCTCTCTTTCTATTATCTATAGAGGAAACGATCCTGTTCATGATTTTTTTCACTTTTTCAACAATCTTTACACTTTCTTAACACTTTTCACCTCACCGGCGTAGCAACCTGTTTTTTGCGGTCTTTCGGATGGCCTATCTTCTCCTTCACTCCATCCGGCACCTCCTCATTTTGGGCATAAAAATACCCCGTCAGATTTTTCCAACGGGGTTTTCAGTTAATTCAGTTTCCCGGAAAAAGTAGTCTCATATAATCTCTGCCACCGTAAATCACACGGTCAACATAAACCACATTGTTTGGTCTTAAACGGTAAAAGGCAAGATAGTTTTTGAACACAACATAACGATATCCACTATCCAGTCCGTTTTCAAATTCCAGCTTTGCGCCAGATTCAGGAAAGGCTGCGATTCCGTCCACTTTATCCATGATGCCATTTACAGTGTTTTGAGCAGCGCTCGGATTGCAGAGTTCAACCTCAATATAATCCCATATCTCATCAAGGTCCTTCAATGCTCTCGGAGAATAGTCAATCTTACTTTGCATTTGCACGGGCCCTGAAGTGGTTTCTTACATCTTCCGAAGAAATCCAGCCTTCTTCCTCTCCTGATCTTCTGCCCTCTGCCAGTTCACACATCAGGCGAAGCTGTGCCTGCATCCGATCATACTTTTCTGCTTTTTCTCTCTGTTCTTCTTGTTCATCAATATTCATAACTGTATAGCAGCCACGACCATTTTTTGTGAGATATAAAGGCTTCCCAACCTGAACAGTTTCGAGAACAGTCGCATAGTTTCTCAAATCGGAAATCGGTTTGATGTTCGGCATAATAAAGCCCCCTTTCATGGTTTCTGTCTTTATTATACCTCTTGCTTGTGATAAATTCAACATCTTATTTGGTGCTAAATTCTACAATCATCAATCAGAAGGCATCCATGTTTTGCATGAGCTTCCGCATCATCCAGTAGACGCCTACCAAATGAACCGTTCCTGTCATAGCGCCGGAGAACTTGACCTTTTCACGCTACAGGAGAGGATGGGTGAGTTTGAACAGGCACTGGTTGACAAGGAGTTAAGTGCCCTTACGGAGAATATCAAGGTATTCCGTAACGCTCTTTCCATCCGGTTTCTGATTATTACTATCAGTCTGCTTTTTTTGGCTAATTTCCACATCACTCATATGCAGATTCCTCATCCCAAAAGCCAGTCGATGACATTCACAACTTTTATACCATCGTAATTTCCGAGTGAAAATCGATCCAGTGTCAGGACAATTTTTTCATAATTATCCTGAATGCTCCGCAACGGTCTCATCTCTCTCTCAAAGGTTTCTTCCGCCGTCATATCAGCAGTTACCTGATAATAGGTAAGCACGCCTTCCTTCTGTGTCACAAAGTCAACCTCAGTAGAACCATATTTTCCGATGTTGACTTTGCCGCCCCTTCGTGAAAGTTCAAGATACACAATGTTCTCAATGGTAAATCTAAGATCATATCGCTTTCTCGGAAGAATGTGGTTTCTGATTCCCATATCTACCATGTAAAACTTATTGTTGACCTTTAAGAGCTGCTTTCCCACAATGTCAAATCGCTCCACAGGATAAAAAATGAAAGACTCTATCAGGGCTTCAACATAATCGCTGACTGTGTTTTGGGATACTTTTCTGCCCGCTGAGGTCAGATAGTCGGTTATACTTTTCATTGATACCGGGCTGCCGATAACGCTTGACAGATACCTGGCAATTGTCTTTAGTAACGCAATATCTGTGATTTTTCGTTTTCCGCCCTCTTTTTCCCTTCTTGCCTGACGCTGCTCAATATCTTTTACAATAACGGTATTGTAGATTTCCTCTAAATACTGATCTATTTTTTCAACCGTGCGGTTCATTACTGCCACATACGGAATTCCACCAGTTTTCATAAACTCTGCAAAAGCTTCCTCTTTTGCCATACCTGTCACCGCCATATACTCACGGAAAGAAAGCGGCAGCATCTTGATCTCTGTGTACCTTCCTGACAAAAGCGTTGCAAGCTCACTTGACAGCATATATGCATTGGAGCCTGTGATATAAACATCCACATGGTCTCTGATATAAAGACTGTCAATCACTTTCTCGAATGATGGAACTTCCTGAACCTCATCCAAAAAGATGTACGTCATCTTATCAGCACACAGACGTTCTTTGAGATAGTTGTACAGCTTCATATAATCTTTTAAAGGTTCGTAATCCAGAT
Above is a window of Oscillospiraceae bacterium NTUH-002-81 DNA encoding:
- a CDS encoding IS3 family transposase is translated as MRYTQEQISTALVLLKATGSPDKVVQTLGYPSAPMLYHWRKKYLEYYDVPNQKHWRQAPTELKHDVIKRCLIKGEPVKLVAEEIGYTPSLIYKWIREYREKGCFQPMKKTTANINVNPNDITSAEDINELKAQMLDMQMEIDILKETINVLKKDPGIDQTALSNREKAVIIDALKNKYSLPDLLKKLNLAKSSYYYQEKTIYAENKYSNLRKRIIQLFHENRDIFGYRRIHTLLHREGIKVSEKVVRRIMKQEKLIIRRKRRQKYNSYKGEITPAVENVIARDFHATKPNQKWLTDITEFSIKAGKVYLSPIIDCLDGMPVSWTIGTSPNAELANTMLRNAIATLKPNEKPIVHSDRGCHYRWPEWIQIMEEANLTRSMSKKGCSPDNSACKGFFGHLKAEMFYGHDWDEYSIEEFIQEINGYMSWYCKDRIKSTLGGLSPLDYRRSIGIAV
- a CDS encoding type II toxin-antitoxin system RelE/ParE family toxin, encoding MQSKIDYSPRALKDLDEIWDYIEVELCNPSAAQNTVNGIMDKVDGIAAFPESGAKLEFENGLDSGYRYVVFKNYLAFYRLRPNNVVYVDRVIYGGRDYMRLLFPGN
- a CDS encoding ATP-binding protein encodes the protein MAKEEAFAEFMKTGGIPYVAVMNRTVEKIDQYLEEIYNTVIVKDIEQRQARREKEGGKRKITDIALLKTIARYLSSVIGSPVSMKSITDYLTSAGRKVSQNTVSDYVEALIESFIFYPVERFDIVGKQLLKVNNKFYMVDMGIRNHILPRKRYDLRFTIENIVYLELSRRGGKVNIGKYGSTEVDFVTQKEGVLTYYQVTADMTAEETFEREMRPLRSIQDNYEKIVLTLDRFSLGNYDGIKVVNVIDWLLG